One window from the genome of Nicotiana tomentosiformis chromosome 5, ASM39032v3, whole genome shotgun sequence encodes:
- the LOC138892304 gene encoding uncharacterized protein — protein sequence MTTTTKNIVVELNKGLKLNGDNYEIWSLKVQYVLEEQEALEAINNVMNEPEEANIAQHRREREAYDSWKKKNSTARITLLSTLDDDILRDFKVHQRVMDLWNALRNRGKKRGPTQAQRVQPAKTAKTEKGKNRYPKRVKVAKVKCYNCDKRGHYARDCSEPPRKT from the exons ATGACTACTACTacgaaaaatattgttgttgagctCAACAAAGGATTGAAACTCAATGGCGATAACTATGAAATCTGGAGCTTGAAAGTCCAGTATGTGCTAGAGGAGCAAGAAGCTCTGGAGGCCATTAACAATGTAATGAATGAGCCTGAGGAAGCCAACATTGCTCAGCATAGGCGTGAGCGTGAAGCCTATGACAGTTGGAAGAAAAAGAACTCCACTGCTCGCATTACGTTGCTGAGCACCTTGGATGATGACATCCTAAGGGATTTTAAAGTTCACCAAAGAGTTATGGATCTTTGGAATGCTTTGAGGAATAG AGGAAAGAAGAGAGGGCCAACTCAAGCTCAGCGAGTTCAGCCTGCTAAAACAGCAAAGACTGAAAAAGGCAAGAATAGATATCCCAAACGTGTCAAAGTTGCTAAAGTGAAATGCTATAATTGTGACAAAAGGGGTCACTATGCCAGGGATTGCTCTGAGCCTCCTAGAAAG ACTTAG